In Lysobacter firmicutimachus, one genomic interval encodes:
- a CDS encoding general secretion pathway protein GspB, whose amino-acid sequence MSLILEALRKSEAERRRGQTPDLHAPLPPLPPPLRRSAAPWLWGAGAAVLAAAVGVWMLRPESLPQGPAGPVAATAADAAALPNAAANVAERREPVAATAAPAPGVSGPDVSAVAGERTSAPSVTAGERGGAPAAALSPPTGTAAKATTAERVSAPPTAAASSAATAAIGTNASAPAPAAPVAAVSSNLASASSSASRPPSAAPAQTAAAAAALEPMAAPEPVPVLPPSAAKPAGEGGAMRLADLSPEARKQLPPLKLSMHMWNDEPARRFVIVDGQRLAEGDRIGEAVLVAIRPDGAVLDWNGRRLQLSLR is encoded by the coding sequence ATGTCGTTGATCCTGGAAGCCCTGCGCAAATCCGAGGCCGAGCGCCGCCGCGGCCAGACGCCGGATCTGCACGCGCCGTTGCCGCCGCTGCCGCCGCCGCTGCGGCGTTCGGCGGCGCCCTGGTTGTGGGGCGCCGGCGCGGCGGTCCTCGCCGCCGCGGTGGGGGTGTGGATGCTGCGCCCTGAATCCTTACCGCAGGGCCCGGCGGGCCCGGTTGCCGCCACGGCGGCCGATGCGGCCGCGCTGCCGAACGCTGCCGCGAACGTTGCGGAGCGGCGCGAACCGGTCGCTGCGACCGCAGCTCCTGCGCCTGGCGTTTCTGGGCCGGATGTCTCCGCCGTCGCAGGAGAACGCACGAGTGCTCCTTCGGTCACCGCCGGCGAGCGCGGTGGTGCGCCGGCTGCCGCGCTTTCGCCTCCGACCGGGACCGCGGCGAAGGCGACGACCGCGGAGCGGGTATCTGCGCCACCGACCGCCGCGGCCTCGTCGGCGGCCACGGCAGCCATCGGCACGAACGCGTCGGCGCCCGCGCCCGCCGCGCCGGTTGCCGCGGTTTCGTCGAACCTCGCTTCTGCTTCCAGCTCCGCCTCGCGCCCGCCATCCGCCGCGCCCGCGCAGACCGCCGCCGCGGCGGCCGCGCTCGAACCGATGGCGGCACCCGAGCCCGTGCCGGTTCTGCCGCCGTCCGCCGCCAAGCCGGCAGGCGAGGGCGGGGCGATGCGCCTGGCCGATCTTTCGCCGGAGGCGCGCAAGCAATTGCCGCCGCTCAAGCTCAGCATGCATATGTGGAACGACGAGCCGGCGCGGCGTTTCGTGATCGTCGACGGTCAGCGGCTGGCCGAAGGCGACCGCATCGGCGAAGCGGTGCTGGTCGCGATTCGCCCCGATGGCGCGGTGCTGGATTGGAACGGCCGCCGCTTGCAGTTGTCGCTGCGCTGA
- a CDS encoding efflux RND transporter permease subunit, translating into MAQPSDTTSFNLVEFSTRRRVTVAMVTITFLLFGVIALNSLKVNLLPDLSYPTLTVRTEYTGAAPTEIETLVTEPLEEALGVVKGLRKLKSVSRTGQSDVVLEFAWGTDMDQASLEVRDKMEVVQLPLEVKKPVLLRFNPSTEPILRIALSNKGGAADDTDAIRRLTELRRYADDDLKKKLEPVDGVAAVKVGGGLEDEIQVDIDQQKIAQLNLPIDTVIQRLQQENINISGGSLQEGSQRYLVRTVNQFATVPEIREMLVTTQQAGGNAAADAAAEMARVAAASGSADAMAAAASVQSANDGAQSTPAGGKPVRLKDIAEVRQGYKEREAIIRLAGKEAVELAIYKEGDANTVATADAIQARLEAIKSQIPADVELTTIDDQSQFIRHAIADVKKDAVIGGLLAILIIFLFLRDGWSTFVISLSLPVSIVTTFFFMGQLDLSLNVMSLGGLALATGLVVDDSIVVLESIAKARERGLGILDAAIQGTREVSMAVMASTLTTVAVFLPLVFVEGIAGQLFRDQALTVALAIAISLVVSMTLIPMLSALKGRPPMAFPEEEGHPRWQPNSRLQKPLAAIGHGAGAGVRGSVFGLSWLVVKLWRGIAAVVGPVMRKASDLAMAPYGRAESTYLKLLPAALRRPTLVLLLAGAAFVATMATVPLLGADLIPQLAQDRFEMTVKLPPGTPLRETDKLVRELQLKHGKDPGIRALFGVSGSGTRLDANPTESGENIGKLTVVMADGGSKQVEAAETERLRETMGAHPAAQVGFARPQLFSFSTPLEIELRGQDLETIQRAGQRMAAMLRANPHYADVKSTVEQGFPEIQIRFDQDRAGALGLTTRQIADAVVKKVRGEVATRYSFRDRKIDVLVRARESDRASLESIRRLIVNPGSSRPVTLSSVADVVSTTGPSEIHRADQVRVAIVSANLRDIDLGGAIDEVRQMVAEQPLGPEIGMHIGGQGEELQQSINSLLFAFGLAIFLVYLVMASQFESLLHPFVILFTIPLALVGAVLALVLTRSPVSVVVFIGLILLVGLVVKNAIILIDKVNQLREEGVAKREALIEGARSRLRPIVMTTTCTLFGFLPLAIATGEGAEVRAPMAITVIGGLLVSTLLTLVVIPVVYDLLDRRSDEHYRERARRARRDASAVSERIHEEQEPLHDADLHHPPHGHQPGQA; encoded by the coding sequence GTGGCTCAGCCTTCGGACACGACGTCCTTCAACCTCGTGGAATTCTCCACGCGCCGCCGGGTCACGGTGGCGATGGTGACCATTACCTTCCTGCTGTTCGGCGTGATCGCGCTCAACAGCCTCAAGGTCAACCTGCTGCCCGATCTCAGCTATCCGACGCTGACGGTGCGCACCGAGTACACCGGCGCGGCGCCGACCGAAATCGAGACCCTGGTGACCGAGCCGCTGGAAGAGGCGCTCGGCGTGGTCAAGGGCCTGCGCAAGCTCAAGTCGGTCTCGCGCACCGGCCAGAGCGACGTGGTGCTCGAATTCGCCTGGGGCACCGACATGGACCAGGCCAGCCTGGAAGTGCGCGACAAGATGGAAGTCGTGCAGCTGCCGCTGGAAGTGAAGAAGCCGGTGCTGCTGCGCTTCAATCCTTCGACCGAGCCGATCCTGCGCATCGCCCTGTCCAACAAGGGCGGGGCCGCCGACGACACCGACGCGATCCGCCGCCTGACCGAGCTGCGCCGTTACGCCGACGACGATCTGAAGAAGAAACTCGAGCCGGTCGACGGCGTCGCCGCGGTCAAGGTCGGCGGCGGCCTGGAGGACGAGATCCAGGTCGACATCGACCAGCAGAAGATCGCCCAGCTCAACCTGCCGATCGACACCGTCATCCAGCGCCTGCAGCAGGAGAACATCAACATCTCCGGCGGCAGCCTGCAGGAGGGCAGCCAGCGCTATCTGGTGCGCACGGTCAACCAGTTCGCGACCGTGCCCGAAATCCGCGAGATGCTGGTGACCACCCAGCAGGCCGGCGGCAACGCCGCGGCCGACGCGGCCGCGGAAATGGCCCGGGTCGCCGCCGCCTCCGGTTCGGCCGACGCGATGGCCGCCGCGGCTTCGGTGCAGAGCGCCAACGACGGCGCGCAGAGCACGCCGGCCGGCGGCAAGCCGGTGCGGCTGAAGGACATCGCCGAGGTCCGCCAGGGCTACAAGGAACGCGAAGCGATCATCCGCCTGGCCGGCAAGGAAGCGGTGGAACTGGCGATCTACAAGGAGGGCGACGCCAATACCGTCGCCACCGCCGACGCCATCCAGGCGCGGCTGGAGGCGATCAAGTCGCAGATCCCGGCCGACGTCGAACTGACCACCATCGACGACCAGTCGCAGTTCATCCGCCACGCCATCGCCGACGTCAAGAAGGACGCGGTGATCGGCGGCCTGCTGGCGATCCTGATCATCTTCCTGTTCCTGCGCGACGGCTGGAGCACGTTCGTGATCAGCCTGTCGCTGCCGGTCTCGATCGTCACCACCTTCTTCTTCATGGGCCAGCTCGACCTGAGCCTCAACGTGATGTCGCTGGGCGGCCTGGCGTTGGCGACCGGCCTGGTGGTGGACGACTCGATCGTGGTGCTCGAATCCATCGCCAAGGCGCGCGAACGCGGCCTGGGCATTCTCGACGCGGCGATCCAGGGCACGCGCGAGGTCAGCATGGCGGTGATGGCCTCGACCTTGACCACGGTGGCGGTGTTCCTGCCGCTGGTGTTCGTCGAAGGCATCGCCGGCCAGCTGTTCCGCGATCAGGCCCTGACCGTGGCATTGGCGATCGCGATCTCGCTGGTCGTGTCGATGACCCTGATCCCGATGCTCAGCGCGCTCAAGGGACGGCCGCCGATGGCGTTCCCGGAGGAGGAGGGCCATCCGCGCTGGCAGCCGAACTCGCGCCTGCAAAAGCCGCTGGCCGCGATCGGCCACGGCGCCGGCGCCGGCGTGCGCGGCAGCGTGTTCGGCCTGAGCTGGTTGGTGGTGAAACTGTGGCGCGGGATCGCCGCGGTGGTCGGCCCGGTCATGCGCAAGGCCAGCGATCTGGCGATGGCGCCCTACGGCCGCGCCGAAAGCACGTATTTGAAGCTGTTGCCGGCGGCGTTGCGCCGGCCGACCCTGGTGCTGCTGCTGGCCGGCGCGGCCTTCGTCGCGACCATGGCCACGGTGCCGCTGCTCGGCGCCGATCTGATCCCGCAGCTGGCCCAGGACCGCTTCGAAATGACGGTCAAGCTGCCGCCGGGCACGCCGCTGCGCGAGACCGACAAGCTGGTGCGCGAGCTGCAGCTCAAGCACGGCAAAGATCCGGGCATCCGCGCGCTGTTCGGCGTCAGCGGCAGCGGCACGCGCCTGGACGCCAACCCCACCGAGAGCGGCGAGAACATCGGCAAGCTCACCGTGGTGATGGCCGACGGCGGCAGCAAGCAGGTCGAGGCGGCCGAAACCGAGCGCCTGCGCGAGACCATGGGCGCCCATCCGGCGGCCCAGGTCGGCTTCGCCCGGCCGCAGTTGTTCAGCTTCTCGACGCCGCTGGAAATCGAGCTGCGCGGCCAGGACCTGGAAACCATCCAGCGCGCCGGCCAGCGCATGGCGGCGATGCTGCGCGCCAATCCGCACTACGCCGACGTCAAGTCGACGGTGGAACAGGGCTTCCCCGAGATCCAGATCCGCTTCGACCAGGACCGCGCCGGCGCGCTCGGCCTGACCACGCGCCAGATCGCCGATGCGGTGGTCAAGAAGGTGCGCGGCGAAGTGGCCACCCGCTACAGCTTCCGCGACCGCAAGATCGACGTGCTGGTGCGGGCGCGCGAATCCGACCGCGCCTCGCTGGAGAGCATCCGCCGCCTGATCGTCAATCCGGGCAGCAGCCGGCCGGTGACCCTGAGCTCGGTCGCCGACGTGGTCTCGACCACCGGTCCGAGCGAGATCCACCGCGCCGACCAGGTGCGGGTGGCGATCGTCTCGGCCAATCTGCGCGACATCGACCTCGGCGGCGCGATCGACGAGGTCCGGCAGATGGTCGCCGAGCAGCCGCTCGGCCCCGAGATCGGCATGCACATCGGCGGCCAGGGCGAGGAGCTGCAGCAGTCGATCAACTCGCTGCTGTTCGCGTTCGGCCTGGCGATCTTCCTGGTCTACCTGGTCATGGCCTCGCAGTTCGAATCGCTGCTGCACCCGTTCGTGATCCTGTTCACCATCCCGCTGGCGTTGGTCGGCGCGGTGCTGGCGCTGGTGCTGACCCGTTCGCCGGTGTCGGTGGTGGTGTTCATCGGCCTGATCCTGCTGGTCGGCCTGGTGGTGAAGAACGCGATCATCCTGATCGACAAGGTCAACCAGTTGCGCGAGGAAGGCGTGGCCAAGCGCGAGGCGCTGATCGAAGGCGCGCGTTCGCGCCTGCGGCCGATCGTGATGACCACCACCTGCACCCTGTTCGGCTTCCTGCCGCTGGCGATCGCCACCGGCGAGGGCGCCGAGGTGCGCGCGCCGATGGCGATCACGGTGATCGGCGGCCTGCTGGTGTCGACCCTGCTGACCCTGGTGGTGATCCCGGTGGTGTACGACCTGCTCGACCGCCGTTCCGACGAGCACTACCGCGAGCGCGCCCGCCGCGCCCGGCGCGACGCCAGTGCGGTGAGCGAACGCATCCACGAGGAGCAGGAGCCGCTGCACGACGCCGACCTGCACCATCCGCCGCACGGTCACCAGCCGGGCCAGGCCTGA
- a CDS encoding efflux RND transporter periplasmic adaptor subunit — MRHLTHNRRGGASARSTLAVAALALACTLGLAACKGGPGAAEAQGKEAKDKASEAVPVEVAQATRRAIAASYTGTAPLEARAESQVVAKTSGVALAVMVEEGQHVQAGQVLVRLDSARAELQAAQTNATMRKLEANYARSKQLAEQRLLSANDNDQLRYDLENARAANRMANLELSYANVQAPISGIVASRSIKTGNFVQINSPIIRIVDTSRLEATLNVPERELATLKAGLPVQMAVDAMPGKTFAGKVDRVAPVVDSGSGTFRVICSFEGGGALQPGMFGRLRIDYDNRADALVVPRAALLDDEGDPAVFVVRGKKVARVPVKLGYLDGAWAEVRDGIKLGDQVVVAGKTALREGTEVQLIGQNPPREVAAAKPATQKQ, encoded by the coding sequence ATGCGTCATCTCACCCATAACCGCCGCGGCGGTGCTTCGGCGCGCAGTACGCTGGCGGTCGCCGCCCTGGCCCTGGCCTGTACGCTCGGGCTGGCGGCCTGCAAGGGCGGCCCCGGCGCCGCCGAGGCGCAAGGCAAGGAAGCCAAGGACAAGGCGTCCGAGGCGGTACCGGTCGAAGTCGCCCAGGCGACCCGGCGCGCGATCGCGGCCAGCTACACTGGCACCGCGCCGCTGGAGGCGCGCGCCGAATCGCAGGTGGTGGCCAAGACCTCCGGCGTGGCCCTGGCGGTGATGGTCGAGGAAGGCCAGCACGTCCAGGCCGGCCAGGTCCTGGTCCGGCTCGACTCGGCCCGCGCCGAGCTGCAGGCGGCCCAGACCAACGCCACCATGCGCAAGCTGGAGGCCAACTACGCCCGCTCCAAGCAACTGGCCGAACAGCGCCTGCTCAGCGCCAACGACAACGACCAGTTGCGCTACGACCTGGAAAACGCCCGCGCCGCCAACCGCATGGCCAACCTCGAGTTGTCCTACGCCAACGTGCAGGCGCCGATCTCCGGCATCGTCGCATCGCGTTCGATCAAGACCGGCAATTTCGTCCAGATCAACTCGCCGATCATCCGCATCGTCGACACCTCGCGCCTGGAGGCGACCCTCAACGTGCCCGAGCGCGAGCTGGCCACGCTGAAGGCCGGCCTGCCGGTGCAGATGGCGGTCGACGCCATGCCCGGCAAGACGTTCGCAGGCAAGGTCGACCGGGTCGCGCCGGTGGTCGATTCGGGCAGCGGCACCTTCCGGGTGATCTGCAGCTTCGAGGGCGGCGGCGCGCTGCAGCCGGGCATGTTCGGCCGCCTGCGCATCGATTACGACAACCGCGCCGACGCGCTGGTGGTGCCGCGCGCGGCGCTGCTCGACGACGAGGGCGATCCGGCGGTGTTCGTGGTCCGCGGCAAGAAGGTCGCGCGGGTGCCGGTCAAGCTCGGCTACCTCGACGGCGCCTGGGCCGAGGTCCGCGACGGGATCAAGCTCGGCGACCAGGTCGTGGTCGCCGGCAAGACCGCGCTGCGCGAAGGCACCGAGGTGCAGTTGATCGGCCAGAACCCGCCGCGTGAAGTCGCCGCGGCGAAGCCGGCCACGCAGAAGCAATAA
- a CDS encoding efflux RND transporter permease subunit codes for MSVAEFSIRRPVTIIMAFVSMFVIGLIAAVRLPLEAFPSISFPFLVVQMPYAGSTPEEVERTLLRPTEDALSTMTGIKRMQGEARADNASVVIEFADWDRDVAIAASEARERIDAIRSDLPDDLQRYFVLKFSTTDQPFLRVRLASDHDLSGSYELIDREFKRRIERLPGVAKVEISGVSPNEVEIAIAPDRLTAHNISLNELTTRLQTVNFSVSAGEIEDGGRRLRVQPIGEITDLQQLRDLVIGTNGTRLGDIAEVRYKPKRMAYGRRLDGRPAVGLDIFKDRNANLVEVSRLALAEVEKVKSESALRGVQFKIISNEGEEVTSSLLELAEAGAVGLVLSMAVLFFFLRHWPSTLMVTLAIPICFVITLGFMYFVGVTLNILTMMGLLLAVGMLVDNAVVVVESIYQEREKMPDQPRLASVIGTRHVAIALSAGTLCHCIVFVPNLFGETNQIKIFMSQLAITISVSLLASWLVAVSLIPMISARLKTPPTINRSTGLIPYLQRNYAALLRWTLEHRGWSVLGIILIIAVSIVPMTQTKFDMFGGEGGDSANIYYQWKGSYTKEQMSDEVKRVEDYLDANRKKFHITQVYSYYSEDGDASTVITFDKELVKKTKPITDQISKGLPKSARAGIGVGFDEDQGQQNQVQVQLVGDSSAMLEQLGQDIVPILARSPRFRDVRIDAGDRNNELRIRVDRERAAAFGFSADEVSKFVGLALRGATLREFRRGDTEVQVWARFAGADQFNTAEIASFTVRAPDGRTVPLLSMVQVEVRPSATQINRVNRQTTLTIKSNLGDKVTVPEARKEMEAILKRIAFPPGYSYSFDGSAFQRDDEANQQMLFNLLIALIMIYVVMAAVFESLLFPSAIMSGVLFSVFGVFWLFWITGTTFGIMSFIGVLVLMGVVVNNGIVMIEHINNLRRRGLSRTEALVEGSRERLRPILMTMGTAILAMVPIALSTKTSGDMPPYYPMARAIAGGLAFSTVVSLLFLPTIYAILDDLRGGTAKLVRRARGLPAQSADAVEPAAQHA; via the coding sequence ATGAGCGTTGCTGAGTTCAGCATCCGGCGCCCGGTCACGATCATCATGGCCTTCGTGTCGATGTTCGTGATCGGCCTGATCGCGGCGGTGCGCCTGCCGCTGGAGGCCTTCCCGTCGATCTCGTTCCCGTTCCTGGTGGTGCAGATGCCGTACGCCGGCTCGACCCCGGAAGAGGTCGAGCGCACCTTGCTGCGGCCGACCGAGGACGCGCTGTCGACCATGACCGGCATCAAGCGCATGCAGGGCGAGGCGCGCGCGGACAACGCCAGCGTGGTGATCGAATTCGCCGACTGGGACCGCGATGTCGCCATCGCGGCTTCGGAGGCGCGCGAACGCATCGACGCCATCCGCAGCGACCTGCCGGACGACCTGCAGCGCTACTTCGTGCTCAAGTTCTCCACCACCGACCAGCCGTTCCTGCGCGTCCGGCTGGCCAGCGACCACGACCTGTCCGGTTCCTACGAGCTGATCGACCGCGAGTTCAAGCGCCGCATCGAGCGTCTGCCGGGCGTGGCCAAGGTCGAGATCTCCGGCGTGTCGCCGAACGAGGTCGAGATCGCCATCGCGCCCGACCGCCTGACCGCGCACAACATCAGCCTCAACGAGCTGACCACGCGCCTGCAGACGGTCAATTTCTCGGTGTCGGCCGGCGAGATCGAGGACGGCGGCCGGCGCCTGCGGGTGCAGCCGATCGGCGAGATCACCGACCTGCAGCAGTTGCGCGACCTGGTGATCGGCACCAACGGCACCCGCCTGGGCGACATCGCCGAGGTCCGCTACAAGCCCAAGCGCATGGCCTACGGCCGGCGCCTGGACGGCCGCCCGGCGGTGGGCCTGGACATCTTCAAGGACCGCAACGCCAATCTGGTCGAAGTCTCGCGCCTGGCCCTGGCCGAGGTCGAGAAGGTCAAGTCCGAGTCGGCGCTGCGCGGGGTCCAGTTCAAGATCATCTCCAACGAGGGCGAGGAGGTCACCAGTTCGCTGCTGGAACTGGCCGAGGCCGGCGCGGTCGGCCTGGTGCTGTCGATGGCGGTGCTGTTCTTCTTCCTGCGCCATTGGCCGTCGACGCTGATGGTGACCCTGGCGATCCCGATCTGCTTCGTGATCACCCTGGGCTTCATGTACTTCGTCGGCGTGACCCTCAACATCCTGACCATGATGGGCCTGCTGCTGGCGGTCGGCATGCTGGTCGACAACGCGGTGGTGGTGGTCGAGAGCATCTACCAGGAGCGCGAGAAGATGCCGGACCAGCCGCGGCTGGCCTCGGTGATCGGCACCCGCCACGTCGCCATCGCCTTGTCGGCGGGCACGCTGTGCCACTGCATCGTGTTCGTGCCGAACCTGTTCGGCGAGACCAACCAGATCAAGATCTTCATGTCGCAGCTGGCGATCACGATCTCGGTCTCGCTGCTGGCCTCGTGGCTGGTCGCGGTCAGCCTGATCCCGATGATCTCGGCGCGGTTGAAGACCCCGCCGACGATCAATCGCAGCACCGGCCTGATCCCCTACCTGCAGCGCAACTACGCCGCGCTGCTGCGCTGGACCCTGGAGCACCGCGGCTGGAGCGTGCTCGGCATCATCCTGATCATCGCCGTCAGCATCGTGCCGATGACCCAGACCAAGTTCGACATGTTCGGCGGCGAAGGCGGCGACAGCGCCAACATCTACTACCAGTGGAAGGGCAGCTACACCAAGGAACAGATGTCGGACGAGGTCAAGCGGGTCGAGGACTACCTCGACGCCAACCGCAAGAAGTTCCACATCACCCAGGTGTACTCGTATTACAGCGAGGACGGCGACGCCAGCACGGTCATCACCTTCGACAAGGAGCTGGTCAAGAAGACCAAGCCGATCACCGACCAGATCAGCAAGGGCCTGCCGAAGTCGGCGCGGGCCGGCATCGGGGTCGGCTTCGACGAGGACCAGGGCCAGCAGAACCAGGTCCAGGTGCAGCTGGTGGGCGATTCCAGCGCCATGCTCGAACAGTTGGGGCAGGATATCGTGCCGATCCTGGCCCGCAGCCCGCGCTTCCGCGACGTGCGCATCGACGCCGGCGACCGCAACAACGAGCTGCGCATCCGGGTCGACCGCGAACGCGCCGCCGCGTTCGGCTTCAGCGCCGACGAGGTGTCCAAGTTCGTTGGCCTGGCCTTGCGCGGCGCGACGCTGCGCGAGTTCCGCCGCGGCGACACCGAGGTCCAGGTGTGGGCGCGCTTCGCCGGCGCCGACCAGTTCAACACCGCCGAGATCGCCTCCTTCACCGTGCGCGCGCCGGACGGCCGCACCGTGCCGTTGCTGAGCATGGTCCAGGTCGAAGTGCGCCCGTCGGCGACCCAGATCAACCGGGTCAATCGCCAGACCACGCTGACCATCAAGTCCAATCTCGGCGACAAGGTCACCGTGCCGGAGGCGCGCAAGGAGATGGAGGCGATCCTCAAGCGGATCGCGTTCCCGCCGGGCTACAGCTATTCCTTCGACGGCAGCGCGTTCCAGCGCGACGACGAGGCCAACCAGCAGATGCTGTTCAACCTGCTGATCGCCTTGATCATGATCTACGTGGTGATGGCGGCGGTGTTCGAGTCGCTGCTGTTCCCCTCGGCGATCATGAGCGGCGTGCTGTTCTCGGTGTTCGGCGTGTTCTGGCTGTTCTGGATCACCGGCACGACCTTCGGGATCATGTCCTTCATCGGCGTGCTGGTGCTGATGGGCGTGGTGGTCAACAACGGCATCGTCATGATCGAGCACATCAACAACCTGCGCCGGCGCGGCTTGTCGCGCACCGAAGCGCTGGTCGAGGGCAGTCGCGAACGCCTGCGCCCGATCCTGATGACCATGGGCACGGCGATCCTGGCGATGGTGCCGATCGCGCTGTCGACCAAGACCAGCGGCGACATGCCGCCGTACTACCCGATGGCGCGCGCGATCGCCGGCGGCCTGGCGTTCTCGACCGTGGTCAGCCTGCTGTTCCTGCCGACCATCTACGCCATCCTCGACGATCTGCGCGGCGGCACCGCCAAGCTGGTGCGGCGCGCGCGCGGCCTGCCGGCGCAGTCGGCGGATGCGGTGGAGCCGGCGGCACAGCACGCATGA
- a CDS encoding AAA family ATPase produces MYLDHYGLKEPPFSITPDPRFVFLSERHRDALAHLLFGVGQGGGGGFVLLTGEVGTGKTTLCRLLLEQLPDHARAALVLNPRLSPVELLETIGEELRLDLAGRRGSVKALVDALNAYLLDAYARGLRVVLIVDEAQNLSVEALEQVRLLTNLETDTQKLLQIVLIGQPELRDMLARPDMRQLSQRITARFHLTPLDAQETGALLRHRYRVAGGQRLPFTAAAIKRIHAHSGGVPRLINVISERALLGGYARDDATVGESLVDQAAYEALAPVARRRRYARVALVAAALASAVAAGAWWWRASAPTAAATAATPTSRGAADSRVVAASAVSAVQAPVAPPASSAASATAIATGAVPRLDAASAAQRMSEAGADPTAAWQRLLDLWQLPSGPPAVEAAAACARSVAPGLYCLRGYARLDALAALGRPVLLRLNADGRSAWALLRGVDAVDARLWLHGRDVDLDRIALQRLWNGEYAALWRGPEGLSAPLPQPLQGAPKAWLNARLGVADAGAEDVRRFQAARGLRSDGVVGPETLFALSAEDAAGPRLQRVLE; encoded by the coding sequence ATGTACCTGGATCATTACGGGCTCAAGGAGCCGCCGTTTTCGATCACGCCCGACCCGCGCTTCGTGTTCCTCAGCGAGCGTCATCGGGACGCGTTGGCGCACCTGTTGTTCGGCGTCGGCCAGGGCGGCGGCGGCGGCTTCGTCCTGCTGACCGGAGAGGTCGGCACCGGCAAGACCACCCTGTGCCGCTTGCTGCTGGAGCAATTGCCCGACCACGCCCGCGCCGCGCTGGTGTTGAACCCGCGCCTGAGCCCGGTCGAACTGCTGGAGACCATCGGCGAAGAATTGCGCCTGGACCTGGCCGGCCGCCGCGGCAGCGTCAAGGCCCTGGTCGACGCGCTCAACGCGTATCTGCTCGACGCCTATGCGCGCGGCCTGCGCGTGGTGTTGATCGTCGACGAAGCGCAGAACCTGTCGGTGGAGGCCTTGGAGCAGGTACGCCTGCTGACCAACCTGGAAACCGACACCCAGAAGCTGCTGCAGATCGTGCTGATCGGCCAACCCGAGTTGCGCGACATGCTGGCGCGCCCGGACATGCGCCAACTGTCGCAGCGGATCACCGCGCGGTTCCATCTGACCCCGCTGGATGCGCAGGAAACCGGCGCCTTGCTGCGCCATCGCTACCGCGTCGCCGGCGGCCAGCGGTTGCCGTTCACCGCCGCGGCGATCAAGCGCATCCACGCCCATTCCGGCGGCGTGCCGCGGCTGATCAACGTGATTTCCGAGCGCGCGCTGCTCGGCGGCTACGCCCGCGACGACGCCACGGTGGGCGAGTCGCTGGTCGATCAGGCCGCGTATGAGGCGCTGGCGCCGGTTGCGCGCCGGCGCCGGTATGCGCGCGTCGCCCTGGTCGCGGCCGCTCTGGCCAGCGCAGTCGCGGCAGGCGCCTGGTGGTGGCGTGCATCCGCGCCTACCGCCGCCGCGACGGCGGCCACGCCCACATCGCGTGGCGCGGCCGATTCCCGTGTCGTCGCCGCATCCGCGGTGTCGGCGGTGCAGGCGCCGGTGGCGCCCCCGGCGTCCTCAGCCGCGAGCGCAACCGCCATCGCAACGGGCGCGGTGCCGCGCCTGGACGCGGCGTCGGCGGCGCAGCGCATGAGCGAAGCGGGCGCCGACCCGACCGCGGCGTGGCAGCGTTTGCTCGATCTGTGGCAATTGCCTTCCGGGCCGCCGGCGGTCGAAGCGGCGGCCGCTTGCGCGCGCAGCGTCGCGCCGGGCCTGTACTGCCTGCGCGGCTACGCCCGCCTGGATGCGCTGGCCGCGCTGGGCCGGCCGGTGCTGCTGCGCCTGAACGCCGACGGCCGCAGCGCCTGGGCGCTGTTGCGCGGCGTCGACGCGGTCGATGCGCGGCTGTGGCTGCACGGCCGCGACGTCGACCTCGACCGGATCGCGTTGCAGCGCCTGTGGAACGGCGAATACGCCGCGCTGTGGCGCGGGCCCGAAGGTCTGAGCGCGCCGCTGCCCCAGCCGTTGCAAGGCGCGCCGAAGGCGTGGTTGAACGCGCGCCTCGGCGTCGCCGACGCGGGCGCGGAGGACGTGCGCCGGTTCCAGGCCGCGCGCGGCCTGCGCAGCGATGGCGTGGTCGGTCCGGAAACGCTGTTCGCGCTGTCGGCCGAAGACGCCGCCGGGCCGCGCCTGCAACGGGTATTGGAGTAG